The genomic stretch AATAATAATACTAATATAATTTCTAATCATATTAAAGAAAAATCCTCTGATGTTGATTTAATTAATAAAATTATTGTTCCTAATATTAACAATAATGAATCTATGAAAATAATTAAAATTTTTGTAAAAGAAGGAGATAAAATTTATAAAAATAATCCATTAGTAACATTAGAAAATAATAAAACTAATTTTAATGTAATTTCATTTTATGATGGTTTAATAAAAAAAATAATAATTAAAACAGGTGATGATGTTAAATCAGGTGATATTATAATGTTGATATCTGTTATTACATCAAAAAATATAAAAAAAGATAATATAGATATAAATTCTTTATTAAATATAAATAATATTATTAAAAAAAATAGTATACATGCTTCACCTTCTGTAAGAAAAATAGCAAGACAATTAAATATTAATTTATCAAATATAATTGGAACTGGTAAAAAAAAAAGAATCTTAAAAGAAGATTTATTAAAATATATATCAATAAATGATAATAATCAAAAAAATATAAGTAATATTTCTCTTCCATTATCTCATAATTACTTTCAAAAATTTGGAGAAATAGAAGAAAAAAAAATGAATCAAATTCAAAAAATATCAGCTAAAAATTTGACTAAAAATTGGGTAAATATTCCTCATGTTACTCAGCATATTGAAGCAGATATAACTGTATTAGAATCATTTCGTCTTCAAAAAAATAATGAATTTAATAAAAAAAATCAAGATATTAAAATTACATTATTAAGTTTTTTAATTAAAATATGTGCAAATGCTTTAAAAAAATATCCTATATTTAATTCTTCTTTATTAGATAATGAAAAAATAATTTTAAAAAAATATTATAATATAGGTATAGCTATAAATACCAATAAAGGATTATTAGTACCGGTTATATTTGATTTAATGAATAAAAATATTATTGATATATCGAAGGAATTGATTTTATTATCTAATAAAGCTAAATTAGGTAAATTAATTCCTAGTGATATGCAAGGTGGATGTTTTACACTATCTAATTTAGGCAGTAAAACTGGTAGTTTTTTTACTCCTATAATTAATTCACCTGAAATAGCAATTTTAGGAATTTCTCAAGCTAATATTAAACCTATTTGGGATGGAAAAAAATTTATTCCTCATCTTTTGTTACCGTTATCTTTATCATATGATCATCGAGTTATAAATGGTGTTGAAGCTATTATTTTTTTAAATTATATTTGTGATTTAATATCTGATATTAGAAATTTATTAATGTAGTAAAAATTAAAATAAGATACTAAATTTATTAGTAATTAATTATAGAGATAATTATGAGTAAAAAAATTAAAACTTCAGTAGTTGTAA from Enterobacteriaceae endosymbiont of Plateumaris braccata encodes the following:
- a CDS encoding 2-oxo acid dehydrogenase subunit E2, encoding MKIKLPDIGIEKMKVTDILVKKGDQIYKDESIIVIEGEKTSMEIPSTENGIIKNIKVSIGDIVHTGSIILELNNNISTINNNTNIISNHIKEKSSDVDLINKIIVPNINNNESMKIIKIFVKEGDKIYKNNPLVTLENNKTNFNVISFYDGLIKKIIIKTGDDVKSGDIIMLISVITSKNIKKDNIDINSLLNINNIIKKNSIHASPSVRKIARQLNINLSNIIGTGKKKRILKEDLLKYISINDNNQKNISNISLPLSHNYFQKFGEIEEKKMNQIQKISAKNLTKNWVNIPHVTQHIEADITVLESFRLQKNNEFNKKNQDIKITLLSFLIKICANALKKYPIFNSSLLDNEKIILKKYYNIGIAINTNKGLLVPVIFDLMNKNIIDISKELILLSNKAKLGKLIPSDMQGGCFTLSNLGSKTGSFFTPIINSPEIAILGISQANIKPIWDGKKFIPHLLLPLSLSYDHRVINGVEAIIFLNYICDLISDIRNLLM